A genomic segment from Pseudorhizobium banfieldiae encodes:
- the traA gene encoding Ti-type conjugative transfer relaxase TraA, with protein sequence MAKPKQGARPPLAIYHASMKPVPRSSGRSAVAAAAYRSGDRLTNERDGRTHDFLRKQGIAHAEIVLPEGVSEDWALDRSKLWNAAEAAESRKDARVAREFEIALPHELDAEQRLELARDFAGELANRYGAAVDVAIHEPHGETDIRNHHAHLLMTTRTVGAGGLGEKTHIERKNEWLLSNGLPTSHMQLRDIRQTWELCANRHLERAGLDVRIDHRSHSERGLEIAPTEHMGVHATQVQRRGGDVSRGRLDKESAERNAELIRERPEQVLAVISREKSVFDRHDIARALHRYLDGDAQTFQNAFSSVMASKALVELEPAGEGTLARYSTREMVEVEGRMAEAAVQMADEKSYRVEPRHVERAMAGQDAAIRSSVANVTAEKVEVGELDRAEADRMIGAARLSDEQRAAIAHVTGAERIAAVVGFAGAGKSTMLAAAREAWERQGYRVHGAALAGKATEGLEESSGIQSRTLASWEYSWRADRGKLGRGDVLVIDEAGMIDSRQLARFILEAQRTGAKIVLVGDHEQLQAIGAGAAFRAVIEQIGAAELTDIRRQREDWQRAASVALATNRTAEGFAAYAERGHVRILETKDEARAFIVGDYMADRAAHPDGTRVALAHRRADVRALNGDIRSLLQGTGELARGEDAGEVTFQTNDGKRAFAPGDRIVFLENDRDLGVKNGMLGTVERVEADKPDASPRLVAVLDGKERAVSVPVDRYRAFDHGYATTIHKSQGATVDRAFVMASSTMDRHMTYVAMTRHREGVQLYGSQDEFAARPGAGSMANAGARAGMLIAHGKAPYENQPGNRESYFVAVQTASGQKNTVWGADLERAMREAAPAIGTQIGFEHKGAETVRLPDGRTAERNSWSVLNVQDLALKQMESRLSRSGAKETTLDYAAAFAERRGLAERMGVRSEIEIPRNVQARTEDPGRKEPAQDLGAHTLTPGNGGARGELRQGENAGEQERGQPAPLVPAITDHARSIEDVAREKATPAFEHHWQSIERLAKEVYTDPGAVTDRMRSAITHEGRDETSLSKTLARQPEQFGELRGKSGLFGANAERKNALKRAEAMSSHLDGAGKTWTRRFAEEKEAEQWRRDRNDRVQIPGLTPRSETLLKQLDQIKDAKARTSFVDQLEKAADGKQAIDEAKCIAKAMQSRFGSSDHRDIDKGLDRTRSQLPEIAKDVDRIKEVARITNRARETVIRRDYALERAQQQKLDMQRGRTRDRGLER encoded by the coding sequence ATGGCGAAGCCAAAGCAGGGAGCCAGACCGCCGTTGGCGATCTATCACGCCAGCATGAAGCCGGTACCACGCAGCAGCGGACGCAGCGCCGTTGCTGCTGCCGCTTATCGATCTGGCGATCGGTTGACCAATGAGCGCGATGGCCGCACGCATGACTTCTTGCGCAAACAAGGTATCGCTCACGCGGAAATCGTTCTACCCGAGGGCGTTTCAGAGGATTGGGCTTTGGACCGGTCAAAACTCTGGAATGCAGCGGAAGCAGCGGAATCGCGAAAAGACGCCCGTGTAGCACGGGAGTTCGAGATTGCGCTTCCGCACGAGCTGGATGCCGAACAGCGTTTGGAGCTGGCGCGAGACTTTGCAGGCGAGTTAGCCAATCGCTATGGCGCGGCGGTCGATGTGGCCATTCACGAGCCGCATGGCGAAACCGACATTCGCAATCATCATGCTCACCTTTTGATGACGACGCGCACGGTTGGTGCAGGCGGGCTGGGTGAGAAGACCCATATCGAGCGCAAGAACGAGTGGTTGCTGTCGAACGGGTTGCCAACCTCGCATATGCAGCTTCGGGATATCCGGCAGACCTGGGAGCTTTGCGCCAACCGGCATCTTGAACGGGCCGGGCTTGATGTTCGTATCGATCATCGCTCCCATTCTGAGCGCGGGTTAGAGATCGCGCCCACCGAACATATGGGGGTCCACGCCACGCAGGTGCAGCGGCGCGGCGGCGATGTTTCAAGAGGGCGGCTCGACAAGGAATCGGCCGAGCGCAATGCCGAGCTGATCCGTGAAAGGCCAGAACAGGTCCTGGCGGTCATCTCGCGGGAAAAGAGCGTGTTCGACCGGCACGACATTGCGCGGGCGCTGCATCGCTATCTCGATGGCGACGCGCAGACGTTCCAGAATGCGTTCTCATCGGTCATGGCGTCCAAGGCCCTGGTCGAGCTTGAGCCGGCAGGCGAGGGGACGCTTGCCCGTTATTCGACCCGCGAAATGGTCGAGGTCGAGGGCCGCATGGCCGAGGCCGCGGTGCAGATGGCCGACGAGAAATCGTATCGCGTCGAACCGCGGCATGTCGAGCGGGCGATGGCCGGGCAGGATGCGGCGATCCGATCGAGCGTTGCGAACGTCACGGCCGAGAAGGTCGAGGTCGGGGAACTGGATCGTGCCGAGGCCGATCGGATGATTGGCGCGGCGCGTCTGTCCGACGAGCAGCGGGCGGCGATCGCACATGTCACCGGAGCGGAGCGGATAGCGGCGGTTGTCGGGTTCGCCGGCGCTGGTAAATCCACAATGCTCGCCGCCGCGCGCGAAGCCTGGGAGCGCCAAGGCTATCGCGTTCATGGTGCGGCGCTCGCCGGCAAGGCGACCGAGGGGCTTGAGGAATCGTCCGGCATCCAGAGCCGCACCCTCGCCTCATGGGAATATAGCTGGCGGGCCGATCGTGGGAAGCTTGGTCGCGGCGACGTTCTGGTCATCGACGAGGCGGGTATGATCGACAGCCGCCAGCTCGCCCGGTTCATTCTCGAAGCGCAGCGAACCGGGGCGAAAATCGTTCTGGTGGGCGATCATGAGCAGTTGCAGGCGATCGGGGCCGGAGCCGCGTTCCGGGCGGTCATCGAGCAGATCGGCGCAGCCGAGCTGACCGACATTCGCCGCCAGCGCGAAGATTGGCAGCGCGCCGCGTCGGTCGCGCTCGCCACCAACCGAACGGCCGAGGGGTTTGCCGCCTATGCCGAGCGCGGCCACGTCAGAATACTCGAGACGAAAGACGAGGCTCGAGCCTTCATCGTTGGCGATTATATGGCTGATCGCGCGGCGCATCCGGACGGCACCCGCGTTGCCCTTGCGCATCGACGGGCAGACGTTCGCGCCCTCAATGGCGACATCCGCTCGCTCTTGCAGGGCACGGGCGAGCTGGCACGCGGAGAGGATGCCGGCGAAGTCACCTTTCAGACCAATGACGGTAAACGGGCCTTCGCGCCGGGCGACCGGATTGTGTTTCTGGAGAATGATCGCGACCTGGGCGTGAAAAACGGCATGTTGGGCACCGTGGAGCGCGTCGAGGCTGATAAACCGGATGCCAGCCCCAGGCTCGTTGCGGTCCTTGATGGGAAGGAACGCGCTGTGAGCGTTCCCGTGGACCGCTACAGGGCCTTCGATCATGGCTATGCGACCACGATTCACAAATCGCAGGGCGCGACGGTCGATCGGGCCTTTGTCATGGCGTCCAGTACTATGGACCGGCACATGACCTATGTGGCGATGACGCGCCACCGGGAGGGCGTCCAGCTCTATGGCTCGCAGGACGAGTTTGCGGCGCGGCCAGGTGCTGGCTCCATGGCGAATGCCGGCGCCAGGGCCGGGATGCTCATTGCCCATGGCAAGGCCCCGTATGAGAACCAGCCGGGCAACCGCGAGAGCTATTTCGTGGCCGTGCAGACCGCATCGGGGCAGAAAAACACGGTTTGGGGCGCCGATCTTGAGCGCGCCATGCGTGAGGCTGCGCCGGCGATCGGCACGCAGATCGGGTTTGAGCACAAGGGGGCAGAAACCGTTCGCCTTCCCGATGGCCGCACGGCCGAACGCAATAGCTGGTCGGTGCTCAACGTGCAGGACCTGGCGCTCAAGCAGATGGAATCCCGCCTGTCGCGGTCGGGCGCGAAAGAAACCACGCTCGATTATGCAGCGGCCTTTGCCGAGCGACGCGGGCTGGCCGAGCGCATGGGCGTCCGTAGCGAAATCGAGATTCCGCGCAACGTTCAGGCACGCACCGAGGATCCTGGGCGGAAAGAACCCGCCCAGGATCTCGGCGCGCATACGCTCACGCCCGGCAACGGCGGTGCGAGGGGCGAACTCCGGCAGGGAGAGAACGCCGGCGAGCAGGAACGCGGCCAGCCTGCGCCGCTTGTCCCGGCGATCACCGATCATGCGCGCAGCATTGAGGACGTGGCGCGCGAGAAGGCCACGCCGGCGTTCGAGCATCATTGGCAATCGATCGAGCGGCTGGCGAAGGAGGTTTATACCGACCCGGGCGCTGTCACCGACCGGATGCGCAGCGCGATCACGCACGAGGGCAGGGATGAGACGAGCTTAAGCAAGACCCTCGCACGTCAGCCTGAACAGTTTGGGGAGCTGCGCGGCAAGTCCGGCCTGTTCGGGGCCAATGCCGAGCGCAAGAATGCCCTCAAGCGGGCCGAGGCGATGAGTTCGCATTTGGATGGGGCGGGAAAGACCTGGACGCGGCGCTTTGCCGAGGAAAAAGAAGCCGAACAATGGCGGCGTGATAGAAACGATCGCGTCCAGATTCCCGGCCTGACACCCCGCAGCGAAACCCTGCTCAAGCAGCTCGACCAGATCAAGGATGCGAAGGCACGGACGAGCTTTGTCGATCAGCTCGAAAAGGCTGCCGATGGCAAGCAGGCGATCGATGAAGCCAAATGCATTGCCAAGGCCATGCAGAGCCGGTTCGGCTCAAGCGATCACCGCGATATCGACAAGGGGCTCGACCGCACACGCTCGCAGCTCCCCGAGATCGCCAAGGACGTCGACCGGATCAAGGAGGTGGCCCGGATCACGAACAGGGCGCGCGAAACGGTTATCCGGCGCGATTATGCGCTTGAGCGGGCGCAGCAACAGAAGCTCGACATGCAGCGCGGCCGGACGCGTGATCGTGGGTTGGAACGCTAG
- a CDS encoding MerR family transcriptional regulator, with product MRDLTIGKAAKKAGVGVETIRFYERRGLIEQPRKPGSTGFRLYPADTVQRIRFIKRAQELGFSLREVEELLSLRTDPSSDCGNVRAAAMVKVKEVEQKTKELKQIRAALHAIIDACPGQGDIGTCTILEALHAIQNGQSERSRSPHRAKE from the coding sequence ATGCGAGACCTGACCATCGGAAAAGCCGCCAAGAAGGCCGGTGTCGGTGTCGAGACCATCCGGTTCTACGAACGCCGTGGTCTGATCGAGCAGCCGCGCAAACCGGGCAGCACCGGGTTTCGCCTCTACCCGGCCGACACGGTGCAACGAATTCGGTTCATTAAGCGAGCGCAAGAGCTTGGGTTCTCGCTTCGCGAGGTAGAGGAGCTGCTTTCGTTGCGTACGGACCCTTCGTCCGATTGCGGCAACGTGCGCGCCGCCGCGATGGTGAAGGTCAAGGAGGTCGAGCAGAAAACCAAGGAGTTAAAGCAAATTCGTGCAGCGCTACATGCCATCATCGATGCGTGCCCTGGCCAAGGGGACATCGGCACTTGCACCATTCTCGAAGCACTCCACGCCATTCAGAACGGGCAGTCGGAGCGCTCCAGAAGCCCACATCGTGCGAAGGAATAG
- a CDS encoding multidrug effflux MFS transporter, translating into MTTPPPARDEESGAVRRQPGTRRLTLLLGSYTMLGPFSISTYMPFFPALMAAMGATQAEIQQTLSVYTFAFGFMMLLHGPLADAFGRRAVVLTGLSVYAAASIGGALTTSLVLLMLARTLQGLSVGAGSIVGRAVIRDRLEGAEAQRLLSQVTMIFGLAPAIAPVFGGWLAEWFPWPSVFGFLALFALLQLVATWFYLPETLPPEQRTSVEPAELARTYRTVLGSKPFWLLSLALSGNFAGFFLYVSSAPWFIIEHLGLEQNQFGWLFIPAMSGVIFGSYLSSRVAKRLQRPTTVRWGYGVMFAAVVLNLAYNRFLPPEVPWAVLPVALYTTGMSLAMPSITLLTLDLFPRLRGTAASTQGFLQTMVMTFTSAVLAPLLGASGMKMAIGLTCLALSGYLAWLAYERLLAAPTVQARPEPESVLTPPEP; encoded by the coding sequence ATGACCACGCCGCCTCCCGCGAGAGATGAAGAAAGCGGGGCCGTCAGGCGCCAGCCCGGCACTCGACGCCTCACCCTACTCCTCGGCAGCTACACGATGTTAGGTCCGTTCTCCATCTCGACCTACATGCCCTTCTTCCCGGCGCTGATGGCCGCCATGGGGGCAACGCAGGCCGAGATCCAACAGACGCTGAGTGTCTACACTTTCGCATTCGGTTTTATGATGCTGCTGCACGGACCACTGGCAGACGCCTTTGGCCGCCGCGCCGTCGTGCTCACCGGATTGTCAGTGTATGCAGCTGCCTCGATCGGTGGAGCGCTCACGACATCGCTCGTGCTCTTAATGCTGGCTCGCACGCTCCAAGGTTTGTCGGTGGGAGCGGGAAGCATCGTTGGACGTGCGGTGATACGCGACCGGCTGGAAGGCGCAGAGGCGCAAAGGCTTCTGTCGCAGGTCACGATGATTTTTGGCCTCGCGCCTGCGATTGCCCCCGTGTTCGGCGGCTGGCTGGCGGAGTGGTTCCCGTGGCCATCGGTGTTCGGCTTCCTCGCTCTCTTCGCGCTCCTGCAGCTCGTCGCCACCTGGTTTTACCTACCCGAGACGCTGCCTCCTGAGCAGCGGACTTCGGTGGAGCCAGCAGAACTCGCCCGCACTTATCGGACGGTGCTCGGCTCGAAGCCGTTCTGGCTGCTGTCGCTCGCGCTCAGCGGCAACTTCGCCGGCTTCTTCCTCTACGTGTCCTCCGCACCTTGGTTCATCATCGAGCATCTCGGGCTCGAACAGAACCAGTTCGGCTGGCTATTCATCCCAGCGATGTCAGGCGTGATCTTCGGCTCGTACCTGTCGAGCAGGGTCGCAAAGCGGCTGCAGCGCCCCACCACGGTACGATGGGGCTACGGCGTCATGTTCGCCGCCGTCGTGCTGAACCTCGCCTACAACCGCTTCTTGCCACCCGAAGTACCCTGGGCGGTGCTGCCGGTCGCGCTCTACACCACCGGCATGTCGCTCGCGATGCCGAGCATCACGCTGCTGACGCTGGACCTGTTCCCAAGGCTGCGCGGGACGGCGGCCTCGACGCAAGGCTTTCTTCAAACGATGGTCATGACCTTTACATCGGCCGTTCTTGCCCCGCTTCTCGGCGCTTCCGGTATGAAGATGGCGATTGGGCTGACGTGCCTGGCCTTAAGCGGATACCTCGCTTGGTTAGCTTACGAGCGACTGTTGGCGGCACCCACGGTCCAGGCGCGGCCAGAGCCGGAATCGGTGCTTACGCCACCAGAACCCTAA
- a CDS encoding ArsR/SmtB family transcription factor, translating into MDGKQAIGAFAALSQETRLRIVRLLVTAGPEGLPAGAIGEAMGASSSRLSFHLSHLENAGLVESRREGRSIIYSAIYPALSGLVEFLMRDCCQDHPEVCQPAFAALSCCASVESDAHV; encoded by the coding sequence ATGGATGGAAAACAAGCCATTGGCGCATTTGCCGCACTTTCCCAGGAAACGCGGCTGAGGATCGTTCGGCTGTTGGTGACGGCTGGACCGGAAGGGCTCCCTGCCGGTGCGATCGGTGAAGCAATGGGGGCATCATCCTCCCGACTGTCGTTTCATCTTAGCCACCTCGAAAACGCCGGCCTAGTAGAGTCTCGCCGCGAGGGACGCTCGATCATCTACAGCGCCATCTATCCGGCGCTCTCCGGCCTAGTCGAATTTCTGATGCGGGATTGCTGCCAAGATCATCCCGAAGTGTGCCAGCCAGCCTTCGCGGCCCTGTCGTGCTGCGCCTCCGTCGAGAGTGATGCTCATGTCTGA